A window of Argopecten irradians isolate NY chromosome 1, Ai_NY, whole genome shotgun sequence contains these coding sequences:
- the LOC138322138 gene encoding UDP-glucuronosyltransferase 1A5-like: MEYRFVCLAVLLLVIPDQVQAGNILVLAFPAYSHIKPLLNVVNSLANTYRHKSTFVMNEQFAKLIKEDYYTSVVVPTLYKDLTVDSTVSPMIKDVCNQGVKVHVLEFRRILINMYDTLLGDEDLISDLQNRNFDLALIDNTIPGFVVLAYKLGIPYVEVGPMYLPVRTRVPFMPSVHPTFNLLGFFNEMTFIQRLANLLVAMLITISPNPLYPSNMVERYVPEKPDVSLDVLHRRAAFHLIDSEFILDFPKPMLPNMEFVGGLSTEKPQPLTQELDLFMDSATTGVIIVSFGSVAKTLPVDRMMKLIGVFKKIQNVKFVLRYGTDTNITGNVLLMPWVPQNDLLGHPKTVAFITHCGNSGLYEGLNNAVPMIGLPLFGDQFFNCRKMASKGFGIAADFCSFTDSELSNIIQDILTNSTYKETIRKASRIFHGQQGTPSERAAFWIDHVMEHGGEYLQSPEVDMPMYKFYLIDVFLCMTFCIFVMIKCCSRLSRYCRKSKVKTD, encoded by the coding sequence ATGGAATACCGATTCGTGTGCTTGGCAGTGTTATTGCTCGTCATTCCGGATCAAGTTCAGGCAGGGAATATCTTAGTTCTGGCGTTTCCAGCATATAGTCACATCAAACCGTTACTGAACGTTGTCAATTCGCTTGCTAATACCTATAGACACAAATCAACTTTCGTCATGAATGAACAATTTGCGAAATTGATAAAAGAAGACTACTACACAAGTGTTGTAGTTCCAACACTATACAAAGATTTAACGGTTGATTCTACTGTGAGTCCTATGATTAAAGATGTGTGCAATCAAGGAGTGaaggtgcatgttttggaatTCCGCCGTATCCTCATCAATATGTATGATACTTTACTAGGAGACGAAGACTTAATTTCAGATCTACAGAATCGTAATTTTGACCTAGCTCTCATTGACAATACCATCCCTGGCTTCGTCGTTTTAGCATACAAGTTGGGAATTCCGTACGTAGAGGTTGGTCCAATGTACTTACCGGTACGGACAAGAGTACCGTTCATGCCATCAGTTCATCCTACCTTTAACTTACTTGGTTTCTTTAATGAAATGACTTTTATTCAACGACTTGCTAACTTGCTCGTGGCAATGCTAATTACAATCTCACCGAATCCATTATACCCATCCAACATGGTTGAGAGGTACGTGCCTGAAAAGCCAGATGTGTCTTTAGATGTTTTGCATAGACGCGCGGCGTTTCATCTCATAGACTCAGAGTTTATACTAGACTTCCCAAAGCCTATGTTACCAAATATGGAATTCGTTGGAGGACTGAGTACAGAAAAACCACAGCCACTGACACAAGAACTTGATTTGTTTATGGATTCAGCTACCACTGGAGTCATCATAGTCTCGTTTGGAAGTGTAGCAAAGACTCTTCCTGTCGATAGAATGATGAAACTCATCGGTGTATTTAAGAAAATCCAAAATGTGAAATTTGTTCTACGGTATGGTACCGACACCAACATAACTGGTAATGTGTTACTTATGCCATGGGTACCACAAAACGATCTGCTAGGACATCCTAAGACCGTGGCTTTCATCACGCATTGTGGGAATAGTGGTCTTTACGAGGGGCTGAACAACGCCGTACCAATGATAGGACTGCCTCTTTTTGGAGACCAATTCTTCAATTGTCGCAAAATGGCTTCCAAAGGATTTGGAATCGCCGCGGATTTCTGCTCCTTTACGGATTCGGAATTATCTAATATAATACAGGATATTCTTACTAATTCTACGTACAAAGAAACTATCAGAAAGGCGTCTAGAATATTCCATGGTCAGCAAGGTACACCCAGTGAGCGCGCAGCATTTTGGATAGATCACGTGATGGAACATGGCGGGGAGTATCTCCAGTCCCCTGAAGTTGATATGCCTATGTATAAATTTTACCTTATTGACGTC